GCGACCAGGGACATGTTGACCGCGAAGAGGCCGCCGACGAGCGCGGTCACGGCCCAGGCCCGCCGGGGCAGCACGGCCCGTGCCGCGAGGTTGACCGCGACGAGCATCCCGAAGACGCACGCGAGCGCCAGCAGCTTCGGATAAAGCACGACGTCGGCGATGCCGAACCAGGACCCGTGGTCGAATACCCCGAGCCAGCGCCCGATCACCAGCAGCGCCAGCCAGCTCGGGTCGGAATAACCCTCCACCGGCGTCGCGCCGGGCTGCTGCACGGGCCCGTGCCCTGTCGCGACACTGCGGGCGTAGGCGAATGTGACCCCGGCGTCGTCGACGATCCAACGGCCGAGCCGGGATGCCTGAAGCGCCACGGCCGCCGTGCCGGCCAGTACCGCGGCCTTCTCCGGCCAGTTGCGCAGCACCCGGTCGAGCACGGTCCGGCGTGACGGGGACAGGCTCTCGGGCCGCTCGGACGTGTCCGGGGCGACGGCAGTCTGAGCAGGCACCATGGGATGAGCCCCCCGGTCTTGACGCCAAGGATGCTAGTGGCCCGGATCTTGGCGGAGTCGTCTCAGTTTTCTTATGAGATGCGAGAAGAGGATATGAGAGAAGCGGCAGAGCGGTAAGCCCGCCACGGCCCCTGAGGCCATCGTTGCGTAACCATGACGATACTGGGGCGATTCTCGGAAATTTGCTCAGCGCGCCGGCGCCCGGACCATCGCCTTCGCGGCACAGCCCCCGGAAGCCCCACGGACTCCCGCCCTCGGGGATGGCTGTCGTGGACCCGCAAGATCAGCCGGATGCTTATGCGATCGAGGTGCACACCGAGAGCGGGCGCGTACAGAACCGCCCCGCCCCGCTTGAGTTGCGCACGCTTCTTTCGTCGCTGGGCTGCTCGGGCGGGCGCGACGCCGTGGTCGGGCCGATCACCTGGTGGAAGCGGTTGCCTGCAGCCTCCTGACAGTCACCTGACAGCCACCGCAGGCTTCGCCGCGGGTCTTCGTTGGCCGTTGCTGACCGATATCTACGAATCGGGTGCGTAAGCGGCTACGGTGTGTCATACTCGCCGCGGGAATCAGCATCCGTGGAAACAGTCCCACGGTATTCGCATCTGCGCACGTCCTGGGGAGGGGCGCCCGTGGAGGGCATCTCAGACCGCATCAACGCGGTCTTGGCAAACCGGCGCATCGTACAGCCGCTCATCGACGCCGAACTGGCCATGTGGGAGCGCATTCAAGACAGTCTGGGCGCCGTGCGCACCGCGCTCGCGGCGGCGCAGTCCTCCGAGGTGGAGCTGGCCGGGCTGGCCGACTTCGATGTGGACCGTCTCGCCCGACTCGCCGCGGACTCGATCGCCGCGCTGGCGTCGGTGCGGGCGCGGGTGAGCCGGCGCACCGTCAACATCGGCGTCAGCGGGCAAGCCCGCAACGGCAAGAGCACGCTCTTGCAGGCCTTGTCCGGGCTGGGCAACGAGCAGATTCCGGCGCGCGGCGGTGGCGCGGTGACGGCGGTGCGCAGCCGGATTCTGCATTCGGCGACGCAGCGCGAGGCGCTGTTGACGATGCACACCGAGGCGTCCTTCTGCACCGAGGTCTTGGCGCCGTATGCCGCGGCGCTCGGGCTGGAGGGCCGGCTGGACACGCTCGACAGCTTGGCGGGGTTCCGGTACGCCGACCATCTCGCGGTGATCCGGCAGCGGGAGGACTTCCCGGTGCTCGGCCCGATGCTCAAGCGGGTCCAGGAGATGGCGTCCGCGGTCAGCGGCTTCCGCCCGCTGTTGACCGGCGAGACCCGGCGGATAGACCTGGACGAGCTCTACCCCTGGGTCGCCTATCCGCCGGAGAGCACCCCCGACGCGGACCGCCGCTACCTCGCCGTGCGCGACGCGGTGATCTCCTGCCTCTTCCCGCTCGAGGAGGTGGTGCACTTGGGCCTGATCGATCTGCCGGGGCTCGGTGAGCTGCTGCCCAGCGCGGAGCAGCGGCATCTGTCCGGCCTGCAGAACGACGTCGACTTCGTGCTCGTGGTCAAGTGGCCCCGCGAGACCAACACCCTGTGGTCGCAGGCGGACGCTCGTTCGCTGGAGTTGATCGGGCAGGCTCGGGGAGCCGCCGGAGTGCGGGACTTCGCCGCGATCCTGATCAACACCGGCTTGTGCACGTCGGAGAATCTCAAGGCGGTCGAGGACGATGTCCTGCACCGGCTCAACGACGGCCAGGCGGACTCGGTCTACCGGGTGATCCGGGCGGACGCGGCCGACCGGGAGCAGGTGCGGGTCGACGTACTCGAAGTGCTGCTCGCCCACCTCGCCGAGGCCCTGCCGCGGATGGATGCCGCCGCGCTGGAGCAGGCTCGCGCGGTGTGCGCCGCGAACGCCGACCTGGTGCGGGTCGAGGTCGGCACGGCGCTGTCCGTGCTGCGCTCGGTGATCACGGCTACCCCCACCGAACTCCTGGTCGCGCGCGCCGACGGGCTGCGCACGGATCTGGCCGGGGCGCTGCGGCGGTGGGTTGACGGCTTGGCCGCTCGTGCCGCAGCCGACAGCACGTACGAAGACCACGAGTTCCTCGCCCGAGCCGAAGAGATCCGCGACGGTATCCGCGATTGGGTCATCGCGGGCTTCGGCGAGGGAGTCGAGAGCTGGGCGAATCGCGCTCTGGACAGGATGAACATCGACGCGAGCGCCGCTCCGTTCGCCGTGCAGTCGCTCAACTCCGTGCGCGTCGAGATCGCCGAGCAGTTCGCCGGCATCGACACCGTGCTCATGGCCCGGCGGGACGAGTTCTGGCAGGGGCTGGCGGACGCGCTGGCAAGCCGGCTGGCCCCGCTGCTGCCCGAAGGTGGCACGCCCGGGGAGGCGCTGCAGCGGCTCGCCGACCTGCTCGGCGACGCCGAGGACCCGTGCCCGACGCTGCGCCGGGCGCTCGAGTTCATCCTGGACGTGCGGCTGGACTACCGGACCCGCACGCTTCCCCGGTTGCGGCAGTCGCTCTACCCCCTGCAGGCCGAGTCCGCATCGGGTGACGAAGGCGCGCTGGCCCGGCTGCTGCCGGTCGCCCGCACTCAGGCGGGGGCCGAGGAGCTGCACCGGAGGATGGCGCAGTTGGCCCGGCAGACGGTCCACGATGCCAGCGGCATCCTGGTCGACGAACCCGCCATCATCGCTCAGGTCCTCTTCGCCTACGGCGAGCAGTTCGAGGACTCCTTCATCCGCTCGAAGGCGGCCGAGGCGGAGTTCCGCCGGGTCGCGGAGGCCTTCCGCGATCAGCTGTGGAGCCGGCAGGACAGCACGCCCGGCGGCGGCCTGGCCAACATGCGCATTCAACGCGTGCGCAAGTCGTTGGCCGACGTCAAGGCCGCCCTCGCCTCCGCTCCGACATCGTCCGCCGCCGTATCCGCCATACCCGCCGTATCCGCCGCATCGACGCCCCGAGCGGGCTGGGAAGGGGGCGCGTGATGACGCCCGCGTTCAAAGTCTCGGTCGTCGGCCCCTCCCGGGTGGGCAAGACCAGCCTGTTGACCGCCGTGTTCGCCGACACCGAGCTCAAACTCGCCGGCACCTCGCTCGAGGTCGTGCTCGACGAAGTGACGGAACGACGGGTGAACAAGCACAACAAGGAGCTGCGTTCGGCGATCGAGGCGAAGGAGTTCAGCGCGGCGGCCCTCGCCGGGACGAACACCATTGAGAACTACCAGATCGCGCTGCGCTCCGTGGACGATCCGGACCTGGTCGTGCCGTTCGACCTGCAGGACTACCCCGGCGGCTGGCTGGACCCGCAGAACCGGGCGGCGAACAACGTCGCCCCGGAGCGCTGGCGCCAGTGTGAGAGCCACATCCGCGGCAGCATCATGCTGCTGATCCCGATCGACGCCGCCGTTCTGATGGAGGCCCGGACCCCGTCACAGCGCGCCGCCGCGCTGAACCTGCTCGGCATCGTCGACGTCGAGAAGGTCGTGCGGATGTGGGTGAGGTCCCGCAATCTGGAAGAGAACTGCGACGAGCCCGCAGTGCTCATGTTCGTTCCGCTCAAGTGCGAGAAGTACTTCGACCCGCACCGCCCGGCGGACTCCGACGCGGCCGCGCTGACCGCGCGCGTGAAGGAGGCCTACGGCACCGTCACCGAGATCGTGCGGAAGGAAGCCACTCAACGGTCCGTGCGAGTCGTATATAACCCAGTGGATACTTACGGCTGCGTGGAGCTGTACGAGGGGCTCTGGAAGCAGGCCGGTGACGCGGCGGCGGGGCAACTCGATTTCACCGGGTACTACCACTTCCGGGGCAACCCGCCGACGGTCCAGGTCCGTGCGGCGGGCGTCGTGATGCAGGAGCTGTGCCGTTGCGTCCTGGCCGGCCAGGAGAACCTGGAGCGGCTGGCTCAGGCCGCGCATCAGGAGGATCACGACCGGTTGGCGGCCCGCCGCGCCGAGGCGAAGGGGTTCTGGGGAACGATCACGTTCTATATCAGCGGCGAGGCGGGCGAGAACGCGGCCGGGATGCAGGGCGCGCGTTCTGCCATCGGCACGGCCCAGCGGCGACGTTATCGGATGCACTCGGACATCGCCCGGCTCGCGCAGTTGGCCGACGACGCACGCACCCAGGATTGGACGGGGCGATGAGGGCTTACGTACAGACGCGAGGCACCGCCCGGCGCATGGACTATGCCTTCCTGGTGCGTCGACCGAAGGATCAGTGGTGGGACCGGCTGGCCGACGCCAGCGTGATCTTCACCGACGGCCTCGAAGTGGCGGTGAAGGGCGCAGGCGACGGCTGCGAGGTGATGATTTGCGGTGTGCCGTCGAAACGGCGGGACGCCGTGGGCACCGCGATCCGCTACACGCTGTTGCTGGAATTGGGCATCGCCGACAGCTCCCTCGCGGCGCCCTTGGTCCGGTGTGCGCTCGGCGACGCGAGTCGTGCGGATCTGGGAGCCGGCCTGGACGAGTTGTTCGACGCAGAGACGGTCGACCGGATCCTGAGCGCGCAAACCGCCGGGGATGAGGTTCTGCTCGACCGCGCGGGCGAGGCGGTCGCCGAGATCGTGAACAGAGCGGCGGCGGCGGAGTCGAACACGGCACGCGGTGGTGTTCCCGGGTCTCCATGGGCGGGCTCGGCGGAGGATGAGACCAGCGTCGACGCCTTCCTCGGCTACGTCGCCGAAGTGGCGCATGGCGGAAAGGGTCTGGCCTTCACCTCCCACGCGGTACAGAGCCTCGACCGTGCCCGGCAGGTGGCACAGCAGTTCGGGCCGGACCTCGTCCTGCTGGTCGCGGACGCGCCGTTCGAAGGAATCAAGCCCCTGGGAAAAGCGGAGGGGTCGGCGGACATCGAGAAGCCGGCCCCGATCAGTCGAGTCGGGATCCTGGGCTTGGCGCTCTGTGGCCTGATAGTGCTGCTGTTGATTATCTGGTGGGTACGTCGGGCCTGACCAGCCTTGGCTCGGCCGAGGTCAGGCTGACCGCTCGTGAACGCCACTGGTCCGGCACGGTGTATCTCGACCCGCCGCTGCTGTTCGGACGGGTCGTGGCGGACACAGGCGACCAGGAACTCCTCACCGGTTATTACGCCGTGCCGGCGCTGCCGAGCTGTCGGGCTTCCGGGTACGTCCCCTTGAAGACGCGGGTGCGCTGGCGGCTGGGAGAAAACGAAGTCCAGAAGAGTGTGATGGACACGGCGGCGGTGTGGCCGTTGATCGAGCAGGCGACGCTCTCCGCGTGGAGACGCCTCAGCGATCTGGACCGGCGCTCGCAGGGCGGCTCGGGGCGCTCGCCATCCGAATGGGCCGACGCGGCGGCGGCGTACATCGATCTCGGGCGGCTCGATCTGGCGGAGGCGGCCGTGCGAAATCTCGCCCGGGGAACGCTCCTCGAGCGATTCGGCGAGTTCCGGAACCCGCAGGTCCGCCGTCGCCTGATCGACCACTTCCGCCGGCTCGATTGGCTTGTCAGAGAGGACCCGGCGCTGACGCGAGCACTCGACGTACTAGGCCGATGAAGTCGCTTTCAACCCGAGCAGTGGGGGGAGGCGATCCGGGGCCGAGCCCCGTACTCAACGGTTATCGCCTTCGAGAACACGAGGATGCCCGTGACCGCAGACTTCGATCTCGCTCTGAGTACCGTCGCCCACTACCGTTGGGGCTCGCTGGCCGTATCTTTCGACCGCACGCGCATCCGCAACCGGGCCCTCGTCGACGCGGCAGGGCGTGAGCAGGATCTCGACTACACCGTCGAGAACACCACCGAAGCCGCGGAGGTCGTCGCCTTTCTCCATGAGCTCGTCCACTATGCGCAGGACCTGACCACAGGTGTCGGGCACTGGGACGACCAGCTGAGGCGGCGCTGGTTGCCCGAATGCCTGGTCAACCTGCGCGGGCCCGGCTCCCACCCGAGACCGGCCCTGCCGTTCGCCGAAGACTACGACGATGACGAGCAGCTGACGGGGGACGTGTCGTACACCCGGACGATCCATGAAGCATTCATCGGCGACCAACAGATCTTCCGGAGAGACAAATCGTTTCCGGCCGCACGCGCCCAAGCCATCGCCGACATGGTCAACCGGGATCTCGGCACCGACCACACTCCGGATCAGACGCTCAGCCTCCGGCCGGAGGCGTTGTTCGAGGGCGAGGCGGCCGCCACGGTCCAGAGCCTGATGCTCAAAGGGAAGATCGACACCAGTCGCAGGGGCGCCCTCGACGACGTCGCGAACCTGTGGGACTTCTACCGGCAGCCCGAGTCCTACCAGGCTTCCTTCCGGCTGTTCCTCTCCGCCTTCGACGCCCTGCCTGAAGACCCCGAGTGGCGGGCGGAGACCGCATTCGACTGGTTCACCACGCTCATCGACCTCGCCTGTGCGTACCCGGACCCGGACTGGCTCGCGCGACACCCCCGGGTGGAGCGCACACACTTCGAGCCCGGGGTGAAGTTCCTCCGCCTGACCCGTGCGATCACTGGAAACGCCCGAGCGATCGAGCGCGTCGTGGATGATGCGGAGGCAGTGGAGCGGATCCTGCTGGACGCGATGCCGTTCCGGTACCCAACGGCGCGGAAGGTCTATGCCGGCTGGGCGGATTGGTTCGACCGGAAGATCCGTACCGAGTCGGTCGGCGAGCCCGTACTCACCGTGCGCCGAGACAGCGCCCGCCGTCGCGCCGACGGGAATCCGATCCTGCCGACGAAGACGCCGATGCGCATGATCACCGCCCAGCTGCCGCTGATGATGTTCGACCGGCAGGGCCCGCATCAGACGTGGCACGGCGAGATGCTCGCGGACTCGGAGCGGCAGAGCGCCGTCCTCGCCGACAGCCTCTACGACTCCACTCTGGCAGAGCTCGTCGGCGCCATGGTGGAGACCGGTCGCTTTCGTTGCCCGCTCGGCCTGACTGGATTCTGCCGCTCCGCCCAGGACCGCTGCCGGAAGATCACCGACCTGCGGCAACTGCCGCCGCTCCCCGGCTGCCACGTGCGCGGCATGCTCGAAGCGAACGAGTTCCGCATCGCGACCACGGACCCTGCCACGCCGGGCGTCTGAGAGAGAAGAGGGTCACCATGTCTCAACTGCTTGACCGCGCCGCGATCGAGGATGAAATCGCCACCGTCGCCGCCGCATTGAGCGAGGACGACGACCTGGACGATGATGGTCAAGATCTTGGTATTCCGGGTGCCGAGACGATCCTGATTCTGGTCGCGAGCAAGCTCATCCTCCCGGTGTTCACCGGACTGATGGGCAAGGCGGCCGGTGCGAAGTACCGCGAACTTCGCACCCGCCGGGACATCGACGCTGCCATCGCGGAGCTTGACGGCGCACCCGTGGCAACCGCACACGAGGCCGTCGACCTCTCGGCGTTGCACCGGGAAGTGGTGGCCATGGCCGTGGCGGAGGGTGTCGATCCGCGGTTGGCCGAGGCAGTCGTCGGAAAGACGGTCTCCCGCCTGCACGAGCGATACTTCCGCGCCGAGTAGCGAGACGCGGGGTGCCCGGCGCCGGCGGGAACGACCCTTATCAACCCTCGCTGTCGACGCTTTCGTCCGAGCCGGAGCCGGTGCTGTCGGCGGTGGCAGCGCTGACGCGGTGGCGTCGGCCGAGCGCGATGAAGCCGCCCAGTGCGAGCACGGCGAGCAGGATCAGGCCCAGCGTGGCGGACGTGCTGAACCCGGAGGCTGCGGCCGTGTTCCGCACGGCGACGTCCTGAGCCCCGACCGCGCTGCTGGGGCTTGGGCCGGCTGCCACGACGGCCGTGCTCGGCTCGGATGCCGACGCGGCTGCGCTGGGGGTCGGCTTGGGCGTGCTGCTGCTCGGGGTCGACTTGGCCGACGTGCTGCTGTGTGTCGTGGCTCCCTTGACCGAGCTCGAGCTGCTGCCCGACGTGCTGCCCGACTTGCCGCTCGAGCTGCTGCTCGACGAACCGCCGCTGCCGCTGGAGCCGGCTACCGAGGATGGGCCGTCAAAGGCTGCGTCTACGTAGCCGTCGCCGTACGAGCTGAGTTCGCCGCCCAGCGAGCACCTGTCGGCATCGACATAGACATCGGCGCCGTAAGCGCCGTAGAGGTCACCCTTGGCGAAGGTGAAGCTGACCTCGATCTTGTGGGTGCCGGTCGTCAGCGTCCCGGCGGCCAGGTCGGGTCCCAGCCAATACGGATCGCCGCTTGCGGGAGTGGTCCATGACACCTGGGGATTGTGCCAAGCGCCGCCGTCGAGGCTCCATTCGATGTTCGGCAGCGGCGGCTGTTTCGTCGCTCCCTGCATCTCCGGGATGATCTGCGTGCGGATCTCGGCGCGGGGTATGACGCCGACTTTGTTCGTGATCACGGTCGTCGAGTACACCGTGTGGCCGGGCGTGGGGGTCTGGCTGTAGAACAGGTTGGTGTTCTGGGTCATCGAGATCTGACCGTCGGGGCCGCAGGTCGTGCTCGTGCTCGAACCGGCCGTGGGTGTGGCCGCGGCGGCGGCGCCTGCGGGTACGGTGCAGGCCAAGGCTGCCGAGGCTGCCGCACCGGCGACGACTGTTCGCAGCGACCGCCGCATGAGTCCCTCCCGAAGTCAATCGTCGTACAGACGATGGCGATGACACTGCCGCGGTCGATCTGCCGTGGCTTCAGGCCGGCCCGACCGCCGCTACTCGTGCCAGTCGTTTGCCAGACGTCGGAAGCACGACACGCGGTTGCCGTCGGCGAGCGGCACTGCCACGAAAGCGACGACGCCACGGGCCCCTCTTGCCGTGCTCTCGCATGCGTGAAAAACTTCTGATTCGCTACGTCGGACAGGGGTCAGGGCGCAGCCGAGGGGGAGAAACGGGTGAGTATAGAACTTCCGGGCGATGTCGTATGGGTCCTCGGCGTCCTCGGGTTCCAGTGGGTGAACATCGACGAGGACAAGGTCCGTTCGGCGGCGCAGTCGTATCGGACGCTGAGTTCGGACCTCTCCGCGGCCAAGGCGCGCGGGGACTCGGGGGCGCAGTCGCTCATCGAGGTCAACAAGGGGGAGGCGGTCGACGCCTTCGGCGCGGCGTGGGAGAAGCTTTCGAACTCGCACGTCAAGGATCTGATCACGGCCTGCGACGTGTTCGTCGACGTGCTCGAGGGGGTCGCGGTCGCCGTGGAGGTGGCCAAGGGGATCATCCTCGCCCAGGTGCTGATCGCGGCCGCGGCTTTCGCTGAGGCGGCGGCGACGGCGATCTTCACGCTGGGGCTTTCGGGGCTCGCCGATCTCGCGGTGACGCAGGGCATCAAGGAGCTCATTCGCGTCGCGCTCAAGGATCTGGAGCACGCGCTCATCCAGCAGGCGAAGATGGTGGCGGAGCAGGAGGTCCTCTCGGTCCTCGAGGCCGTCGCCTCGAACATCATCGACCAGGGGCTCGGCGACGCGCTCGGGGTGAGCCACGGCTTCAGCGTCGGGGCGGCCGCGAGCGCGGGTTGGCAGGCGGGCGTCGACAACGCGAAGGGTCTCGCGGCGGCTTACACGGATCCGACGTTCCTGGCCGAGGATGCCGCGGGGATGCTCGCCTCCTCGGCCGTCGGCGGAGTCCGCAGCAAGGTCGGCGGCGGCGGATCCGAGGAGACGCCGAGTGCGACCGCGAGCGCGAGTGCGGGTGAGGGCGAGTGAGCGGCGAGGTCTCGGCCACCGACACCGAGAACATGATCCAGAACGCCTCGACGATCGGCGGCGCTTCGGCGGACGCGGGCGAGGCGGTGAGCCAGCACATGTCGCGTCTCCAGAGCCTCGGCGACTTCCTGTCCAATGATCAGTACGGGCAGGTGTTCAAGGCGGTGTACGACCCCGTCAACGACACGACCGTGAAGGCGGGCAGCGCGGCCGGCCAGGCGCTGGCCGGCACGGCCGTCAACATCGGCAATCATGCGGCGCGCGTGATCGAGACCGACACCACGCTCGCGACCGAGATGCAGAAGCTGCACGACGAGTTTCCCAACGACTATCCGGTCGTGGTGGTCGGCAAGCAGGCCGATCTGCAGACTGCGCTCTCCGACAAGTACCCCGGGGCGGGCAAGTCGAGCGACGACAATCCGGGTCTGTTCGGAACCAAGCTCGAGGGCGATCCGACCGACACGGAGCTCGGTCGAGCCGTGGCCAAGGCGCGCGCGGCGAACGGCGACACCAGTGGCGTGAACTACGCGGCGTTCAAGTGCGTCGACGCCCAGGGGAACACCTTCGTGCTGGCGGGTCCGAGTGCGGGCATGCACTCGGAGAGGGTGGTCGGCATCCCGCTGATCGGCAGCGACGTCAACGTCACGGACATCTACTCCGAGCGCCAGCCCTGCGATCGCAACTCGAGCTTCTGCGCGACCTGGCTGCAGAAGTACTTCGGGACCTCCAACAACGGCCAAGCGCCGAATGTGACGTACAGCGAGCCGTACGAGACGACGAAGGACAACTATCCGGCGACGAAGTCGATCACCGAGCGGGCCAGGGGTTTGCTTGCCGGGAGCAAGGAGTGACCGATCGTATGATGGTGTCTGCCGCCGTCGACGACCAGGGCTGGAGCGCAAATGCCGAGTCATGACGAGGTTCGCGATCTGCTGTTCCGGGCTTTCGGGGAGTGGACGATCCGACGCTCCGAGCCGGCCTGGGCGACGCGCGCGGTCGCCGATGCGGATGCGCGCGGCTTCCTCACGGACGTCGGTCTGCCTGTGCAGGCTCTGAACCTGTTCAGCCTTGATCCGGCGTTCGGCGAGGCTCCGGTCACCTTGGCGGACCGCCTTTCCGACCTACCTCCGTCCGCCGGTGTCAGCACGACGATCCTGGACGCGTACGGCCAGCTGATCTACCTGGGCAGCCTGCCGGATCTGGGCGCCTTCCTCGATCCGGCGACCGGTCGGGTGCTCAGCTTCGTCAGCTGGTCGGACCCTCCGTTCGTGGTCAACGGCGGAATCGCCGAGTTCGCCTACTTCCTCGCCTACGTCGAGACGCACCGCCGAGCGAACGGTGTCCTGCTCGACGATCTGGAGACGGAGGAGGGTTATGAGGCAGCCGCGGTCGTCGCCGCGCATCTGATGGGCGTCGATCCCGCCGCGTTCGCGGATGCGGATGAGAACATCTGGCCGGTCTGGATGGACGACGGCTTCGCTATCGGCCTGTTCCAGGATTGGGCTTGGGACCACTACGCGGTCGAGTACTTCCTCAGCCGCGGAATCGACCCGACCGTGCGTGAACCGAGCCGGCCATTGCCGCGGCGGATGAACGGCTGGCCCGCGGCAGACGGCGGGGCCGAGGCGTGACCTCGCTCGCCGAAGCCCTCGCCGCGCAGTTCGGGGCGGCCGGGCTGCGTACATTCGATGCCGGGCGACTGGACGGCCTCACCGTTTCCGCGAGCGCGGCCGAGCTTCTGTCCGTCACCGGGCTCCCCGCCAGGGTCGGAACGTACTTCACGGCTGCCGGCCCGGGTGGCCCTCTGAGGATTGTCGCGGAGGACGGACAGCCGGCGTGGCTTCTGCTCGGGGGCGATCAGGGCGCGAGCCTGGCGGCGGATCTCGACGGTGCCGTCCATGCTCTGCTCCGGCCGTCCTGGGGGCGGTCACGGCCGGTGAACCGGAGCATCGAGCAGCTGGCGGCAAGCCTGGCGATGCTCGACCGCTACCTGCCCCTGCTCGCCGCCGCGGCGCAGAGCGAGCAGATCGGCCCGCTGTGGAACAAGCTTCGCAGTGCCCTGGCCTACATCGATCCGGACGCGCAGGCTGATCCGGAATGCTGGTGGGCGCTGGTGCTCGAGGACATCCGGCACGTCGTCAGCTTCCCCTTCAGCGCCGCCGCGAAGTTCGTGCGAGACGGGCAGGAACCCCAGGTGTTGACGGCGAGCGCCGTTCTCGGACTGCCGCATCCCGAGCTGCAGCTCGCCCGACGCCTCGCAGAGCTCGGGGTGGACCGGTCCTCCGTCACTGAGCTCTACACGGAACTCCAGGCCTGTCGGATGCCCGGGCACTACTGCGGGCTGCGGGCGGCCGTGGCGTTCCCGCGCGCGCAATACACCTACGCCTTCCCTTACGGGGAGGACGCCCAGGAGCGTCAGGAATCAGTGAACGCCGCAGCCCTGGCCGCCGCCACAGCTGCCACTGCCGCCACCGCCGCGGAAGCCGGCGATCGGTAGCCTCGCCGGACGGCCCGTTGTCGCACAGAGGGGAGGGAACATGTTGATGACCGGCACCGAAACAGTTGACGTGGATACGGCAGGCGGACACGCGATCGCGTGGCTTCGCGACCGCCGCAGCTCCCGGCTCCTGCTGTTGACCGGGCCTGAACAGAGCGCCCCGACGCTCTTGGCCGCGGTACTGGTAACGGCCGCCGCCGAACTGCCCGCCGACGCCCGGATCCATGCCCAGGCCTCCGCGCGCGGCCTGACCCCGCGTGTTCTGGCCTGGGTGCTGGCAGCGCAGCTCGGCCGGTGCGTTGCCGAACCAGGTGACCTCGCACGGCAACTGGCGGCCGACCGTCGGCCGGTCACGCTGCTGATAGCCGAACTCGACGCCGCCGTCCCCGGCCACGACGGTTTCGGCCGGGACGCGCTCCTCGACGAGGTTCTTCGCCCACTGCTCAGCCTCGAGCACGTGCGGCTCATTCTGGCCACCGGCAACGTGGCAGACGTCGCGCCCGAAGACGTACCGGCGACCATCCTGGCCGTCGAGCCGGAGCCGGACCCCGACCCCAACGCCAGCGCCGCTGAGCAATCTCAGCCGGAGCGACGTCGGGCGCTCGACGGAGTCGCGTCGGATCCGCGGATGCTACTGACCGCGCCGCCGGTCGATCTCGCCGTCGCGGCGGAGCTCGCCTGGCCGGATCTGGCGCCGGCAAGCCGGATGCAGTGGACGAGTTTCGGCCAAGCCGTCACGGTGGCTAGCCTCACCCAGCCCGAGCGCGCCGCTCTCTGGCACGCCGCAGCGGTCGCCACCGGCGACGACGCGCTCGCCACCGCCCTTTCCCCGTACCTGACGGGTGCGACGTTCACCGCTCGGTGGGCACGCTGGCGGCCCACCGAGGCCCCAGCCGAACTCGATGCCGGATCAGGTTGGATCGGACCGGTCCTCGCACTCGCGGCACCCCGCCGTTCCGATGACGGCCAAGTCCTTGCCGCCGACGCTCTCGGCCGCATGCATGCTCTGGATTCGGCGACCGGCAGCGAAAACGGTGTCCACGAGGCTCCGTCCCAGTCGAGTGGCGCGCTCGTCTGCATGGACACGGGAGCCCTGCTCGCGGTGAGTCCGGACGGGGCCGTGATCCTTCACGAGCAGACCGCAGCAGCCGAGGACGAGGGCCGGATCGCCGACATCCTCGCCCCCGACCGCTCGCCGGCCGCCCACATCCGCACTGCGGTGACGGCGCCGAGGGAGCAGATCACCACATCGGCCACCTCTCTGGCCGCAACCTCCGACGGCAACACCCTGGTCGTGGGGGATGCCGCCGGAGGCATTCACGTGTTCGACCTCGCCAGCCGCCGATTCACGTCACAGCTGCTGCAGCGGCACG
This genomic window from Actinospica robiniae DSM 44927 contains:
- a CDS encoding nucleic acid/nucleotide deaminase domain-containing protein, with amino-acid sequence MSGEVSATDTENMIQNASTIGGASADAGEAVSQHMSRLQSLGDFLSNDQYGQVFKAVYDPVNDTTVKAGSAAGQALAGTAVNIGNHAARVIETDTTLATEMQKLHDEFPNDYPVVVVGKQADLQTALSDKYPGAGKSSDDNPGLFGTKLEGDPTDTELGRAVAKARAANGDTSGVNYAAFKCVDAQGNTFVLAGPSAGMHSERVVGIPLIGSDVNVTDIYSERQPCDRNSSFCATWLQKYFGTSNNGQAPNVTYSEPYETTKDNYPATKSITERARGLLAGSKE
- a CDS encoding SUKH-4 family immunity protein, with translation MPSHDEVRDLLFRAFGEWTIRRSEPAWATRAVADADARGFLTDVGLPVQALNLFSLDPAFGEAPVTLADRLSDLPPSAGVSTTILDAYGQLIYLGSLPDLGAFLDPATGRVLSFVSWSDPPFVVNGGIAEFAYFLAYVETHRRANGVLLDDLETEEGYEAAAVVAAHLMGVDPAAFADADENIWPVWMDDGFAIGLFQDWAWDHYAVEYFLSRGIDPTVREPSRPLPRRMNGWPAADGGAEA
- a CDS encoding nucleic acid/nucleotide deaminase domain-containing protein, encoding MTSLAEALAAQFGAAGLRTFDAGRLDGLTVSASAAELLSVTGLPARVGTYFTAAGPGGPLRIVAEDGQPAWLLLGGDQGASLAADLDGAVHALLRPSWGRSRPVNRSIEQLAASLAMLDRYLPLLAAAAQSEQIGPLWNKLRSALAYIDPDAQADPECWWALVLEDIRHVVSFPFSAAAKFVRDGQEPQVLTASAVLGLPHPELQLARRLAELGVDRSSVTELYTELQACRMPGHYCGLRAAVAFPRAQYTYAFPYGEDAQERQESVNAAALAAATAATAATAAEAGDR
- a CDS encoding WD40 repeat domain-containing protein, with protein sequence MTGTETVDVDTAGGHAIAWLRDRRSSRLLLLTGPEQSAPTLLAAVLVTAAAELPADARIHAQASARGLTPRVLAWVLAAQLGRCVAEPGDLARQLAADRRPVTLLIAELDAAVPGHDGFGRDALLDEVLRPLLSLEHVRLILATGNVADVAPEDVPATILAVEPEPDPDPNASAAEQSQPERRRALDGVASDPRMLLTAPPVDLAVAAELAWPDLAPASRMQWTSFGQAVTVASLTQPERAALWHAAAVATGDDALATALSPYLTGATFTARWARWRPTEAPAELDAGSGWIGPVLALAAPRRSDDGQVLAADALGRMHALDSATGSENGVHEAPSQSSGALVCMDTGALLAVSPDGAVILHEQTAAAEDEGRIADILAPDRSPAAHIRTAVTAPREQITTSATSLAATSDGNTLVVGDAAGGIHVFDLASRRFTSQLLQRHVGPVTTVSAIRMADTGDLAIISGARDGRLELSTFGAGPGGGTVAQRGTPVTAVSASESAYGPVVASAWADGMILLHSLTTRRQLAAIPLGWAPTCVLVTGDGAIIVGGPMGLLCLDLPRLPA